The Aedes albopictus strain Foshan chromosome 1, AalbF5, whole genome shotgun sequence genomic interval gcGTCCGTCAATCGGAACATGGTCGACTTGCGATGCCCTCTCCTGTGGTGATCTGTGAAAGGCTGTGTTGGAAGCTGCTGCTATGAATaatcatgttcttggaggcggcgaaatcgatgagtcgtaagCAGTTTTCATTCGTCAGCTGATGCTGAATATTCCAATCGTCCGTTTGATTTCCTATAATTTAGTAACAGtaagaattttgtttttttttctctaagaaaATCTAGAACCGTCCAAAAATATTTCCTATGAAAACAACGGAAGCAAGAATGCGGGAATTGGGTAGTGCAGAAATTTAATatttagggtatgtgttccatcattaatctcacgctcccatattcatcctattcgagaacaaacgattacggcaccgattgattccgtttttttttgttttcatgggtgctcacttctaacaaaaaatacaaaaaataagaaacaaaacaaacagtgtttttcgtaggatgaaaatgggagccacatgcttaagaagagaaccaataccctactatgACAATTTTAAGTTTAATATGAAAACAGATAGACATATAGTGGACAGTGTAAAGTGGTAGTATCATACATTTCGAGTGAATTTAGCAGTCTACCTGTTTTTGagttacagtcggaacccgctcgttgagccacaacctccacccaaccaacgaattcgattcgctagttgggtgaagtgacagcagcacaaggggcgtgcgcattgttttttcaaatcatgtttaggttggaagtaaaaaataaaatttttcaatttgttttacatttagagcaaaactgatacgttttgcaagatacatatatggccaatgcgaaaaataattattttcacccatttttagtcggtgaagtgaaaatatagatgtttttgAAACCACCCGGATCAAAGTACAAGCACAACACGCTTTcattgatcgacaaaataaagattgccaatgttttgcatttgttcgaagtaattgtacatattgttttttttttgttaagaaatataaaatagaaattcttttcgattatcagtaaagtttaagaaaccaaaaactcattagctcgcccctcgaaattacagattggttgtcattttcattttgacattgaattatgacatccaggtactttttagttggctgacagctcaactaacggagccccaactaaaaagtcacccaactaatAAACCCCCAACCATCGGGTCATGACTGTACTTATTTGTGTTCTACACGAGCATTACAGTTGAGATTGCACTATATGCGTAGAACGATTTTCAAAATCCGTAATCTCTCGTCATGTATTCTGGGAGAGCAGTCTAGCATAATGTACCTTGGGAATCCCACATTATTACGCACATGTATGTATAGGTATGTAGGAATCTGTTTGAATTCTTCATCTTTTTTTTAAACTAGAGTTCAAAAGTAGCGATCACCATTTATTGCATTAGGTACATCTTTTTTCTTGATTGAAAAGTTACTTAACACGTACTTTTGAAACCATTAAAAGATTGCTCAATATCGCTCTACTAGCAGTAACGGTTTGCCATTCATTGCCTATTCATTGCACGATGGCGGGAATTTTCGACAGTATTTCTGTTCTGGTGTTGCTTCTACTATTACGGAAAATTCAAGCCGCTCCTGAGACCCAATTAatgtcgtttttcttttttaacctgggttggaactggtttggcggaaaatgtgtaaacaaacaacgtcaaacaaattttagtacaagcgaaaccgaagtcgggttggggttgaaactgtgatctgatccagttccaacccaggttggaactggataataaagaaaaacggcataagtctcTTGCCATCAGATTGTGGAACAGGTATCGTCGTCGACGATGATAAGGTGTACACAGGAAACGAGGCGCATGTGGCCAGCTACCCGTGGATGGCTATCTTGCGCTACTACAGTCATGACCCGATGGTTGGGGGTTTattagttgggtgactttttagttggggctccgttagttgagctgtcagccaactaaaaagtacctggatgtcataattcaatgtcaaaatgaaaatgacaaccaatctgtaatttcgaggggcgagctaatgagtttttggtttcttaaactttactgataatcgaaaagaatttctattttatatttcttaacaaaaaaaaaacaatatgtacaattacttcgaacaaatgcaaaacattggcaatctttattttgtcgatcaatgAAAGCGTGTTGTGCTTGTACTTTGATCCGGGTGGTTTcaaaaacatctatattttcacttcaccgactaaaaatgggtgaaaataattatttttcgcattggccatatatgtatcttgcaaaacgtatcagttttgctctaaatgtaaaacaaattgaaaaattttattttttacttccaacctaaacatgatttgaaaaaacaatgcgcacgccccttgtgctgctgtcacttcacccaactagcgaatcgaattcgttggttgggtggaggttgtggctcaacgagcgggttccgactgtactaCGGGAGACGTTTCGAGGACAGCTGTGTTGGTTCACTGATCAACAGCCGTTATGTACTGACGGCTGCCCAATGCGTGAAATATTACGAACCGTGAGCAAATTTTCAACGTAGTCTCCCTTACCTATTGTAACATAtttttactttaaaaatttcAGCTCCAAAATTATACTGGGTGAATATGATAAGGCACACAACCCTGACTGTCAAAGCTCCGAGATTGACGTAGAACCCGAGCGATACTGTGTCGGTCCAATCGAAGAATTCGGCATTGAGTCGACTATAGTTCACCCAGAATATAGTAGACGAAAATGTCAGCATGATATTGGATTGGTTCGGCTAGATCGAGAGGTCATGATGAAAGGTAATTTAAAAATTGAGGGTTTACATATTTTCCACTTAACTACGCCCTATTCTTCGCAGAGCATATCCAGCCGATTTGTCTGCCCGTTACTTCTGAACTTCGTAACGACTATGCTGAAAGTTATGTCGTAACCACTTGGAAGATACCCTTTGCCGTTGATAAAGCGGATTCAGTTTGGAGTAAAGCGACCGTTCGTCTCATCAACAGCACTGATTGCAAACAGAGGCTTGGCAAAGTTAGACGATTGGAGTTGTTGAGCAATCTTTACATATGTTCTACTGGCTCGAATCAAATTTGCGGAGGAAGCGCTGGCGCACCTTTGGGAAACATTGTCTCACATAATGGGGAACGCTTCGTCCAATATGGAATTAATTCGTTTGGAATAACAACATGTGGATTACTGAAATACCTGAAGTGTTTACGAAGGTGATAAGCTATGTggattggattttagataatattTCACCGTAGGTTTGTGAAAATTGTGTAACAATGGCACAATCGATTTTCCAAATGGTCAATTTCTGCAATTCCTTTGTAAAATCTTTCGAAAATATCTTGAGAGGGTTGTTGCGACTCTGTGCGCTTTAGCTTAActgcgagcaagcgggagctgtGGGAATGCACACGCACTTTGCACTTTGACGTTGCGCGAAGAGTGACGACGACGCGGGTGGCTATGATTTGCCATGCCTACTGCGAGCACAAGATGTGCCGTGCGTCGTTACCAACTGGTACATATATTAGTATGAATCCACTATCACACAGACTCTATTAGAAACTTGTTTGGCACGGTGGTGGTCGTTTCTTTCGCTCCCGCACGGACTATGCGgagcttcttccttcttcttctttcttcttctgcttcacTTTTGGGCACTTTTGGACTGTAAAACAGTCGTCCTTGGCGTTTAGCTAgagggaagagcgggctcctttgtcggatcccccctagcgacggtggcgaTAATACGCCGGGCAAGTCACTCGCCGTGACTAGCCCTGGTAGTCTCATCAGAATactaccacaggtggtgagcccctttacacctacctgtcttcgtcTTCCTTGActgttagctacacgggcgagacaaggCTCAATtgactgagcccgtgtagcgaagacGGTGGGTGCTTGTCGACACTTGGCTAAACCGCCGGGAAGCGAAACACTCCTTTATAATTAGCTTCCCGTGATGGCGGCGGTCGTCACCCTTGTAGCACtatcaccatagactaatttcaagacctcgatgtaccaaagaaaacgatcaaattttcggtgaccagtccggtacccagtAAATATTCATAActgtgtattttttccgtgtaaattgccttttgtgtaaattttatttagcgtgttacactgatctgacagctctgacagtaagggactaaacataaattacgtaaagtgagtaccgaggattgttcacaatctgcgaacttgactgcggaaaaaattgcgaccatgacgccgctgctatCACTGCACTACACTTGGTTACCGAATCACGGGCTGGCAAAAGGTTCGGGGAACAATTATTGTTTATTGATTCACTCCCGACGATGCTGGGGACAACCATCCAGCagacttagagcaatcattactttatatgcaaacttaaagttgatttaaagtggaaatgggcaattatgcgactgctctaagattataccagtataatcttaatttgattctataattgcccacttccactttaaatcaaccttaagtttgcatgtaaagtaatgattgcactaaatacaccgtatatctgcatgcaataaggcttcatcaCCATGGTTACTTGGGCGCTTACCGTGACTCGTAACTTTCTTCTCTCAACAAAACAAAACAGCCACCACACACCGCAaacgattgttctgctgctgctgctgctgatgtgtGCCTTTGAGTGGGGGATTGGGGTCAAATgactcaccgatacaatataCATACGATTTTATTTCCCTAAATTAACAAAactaatttcaaataaaaaatcatagaaacaaaccaattaaaatgttgcaaaacacagtggtgtacataaatttggaacaaaattgtaaccgcgggttacacATATAAATTGCCAAagcaaaatcctacaggaattgaaCGAAATACTTTCCAAATAAATCACCTGAAacttttccaaaagaattgctaaagaaacTTTCAAAAGAATAATCAAAAAAATTAGAGAAGATTTTGAACGGATTTTGAAattaatttgtaaaataattccaaaaaaaaggtttccaaagcagaaattttcaataaatttctaaataaaatagcATAACCAAGTGCCGACaaaatttccaaagcaactgTCGAAACAATTCAGAAAGAAATCCCTAACGAATTCCCTAAGGAAAACCGTAGAATCGCAAAAAAAATCAGATTGATTGCCAAAAGGACTCTCAAAAGAaactttcgaaggaattgctgaagggatttccaaagaaattgtcgaaaaaaaCTCGAAAATATGCCGAAGGAATTTCACTTGAGATATACGACACTTATGCCAAAGTGAAATCTACTGCTAGCACCACGTAGTACGCGTATTTCGAACTAAATTattattaaccctttggagccggaagggtcatatatgaccccaacatagaaacggctgtataatttAACACATCCAATCAAAcataatactgtcttcggcaaacttgttgtCCTCTATTAAGAAAAACTGGGAATGAATATTTGTATTCGAGACTCCTCTGGCAACCTAGAACATCTTGAACTCCATAAAGTTTGGGGAAACGaactaattgacataccagttgttctaaaagctgaatttggatatgggttacgttcatatgtattcatttaacctttgtaAAGAATATCAGAATGTGCTTTATATTATAagatgttccaggtgttccgaactgtcctgtagtaaagtccttcaaatctacaagaataactttatgtgttttcgccataaataatagcattacataatctactggaatccgtaaagctcttgaaatctacaatgtcatttaaagacactttAGAGATATTCTTGGTCAGCCaacctaccttggagttcagaacttcaggtctacactcttaACAGTAACCATATCTGTTattctgagtaacgttgcataatcaaccgcggttactggaccaatctgaagtctacttggtattattataaacctttgggacactcggggttgtccaaactgtcttataataaagtccttcaaatctacaagaataacgttACGtaatttcgccataaataatagcattgcataatctgctgggatctgtcaagctcttgaaacctcaaatgtcattaagagacactatagatatatttcaggtcagccaatctACATTGGAGTTCAgaccttcaggtctacattcgttacagcagccatatctgctaaactgagtaacgttgcatattaaACCATGGGAATTggaatctgaagtctacttgatgttattataaacctttgggacattcagaatCTTCCAAACTATcctataatgaagttcttcaaatctacaagaatgattgtatgtgttttcgccataaataatagcattgtataATCTTCTGAGTTCcgagaagctcttgaaatctcaaatgtcatttagagacactaggtatattccaggtcagccaaactatcctggagttcagaacttcaggtccacactcgtaactgtagccattaagcatggatatatattttttaagcaatcaaagggtaaattggccaattaccatctaaattaacgactcatgcaaaatatttcgttttaccaatgtGATGTTAAACGAATAAATGTATGTACGAAAATTTCACCCCACGGATCGATTTGATCACGGTTTACGGTAATTAAAATTACTTAATTTCTATTTCAACTTAGAAGGGCTTGAGCattctcaattttcaactaaatgagctcaaattttggaagCCGGTACAGAAAACGATCTGAACCGCCTTGCTGATAAATCGTATGTACAAATTAAAAGATGAATTATATCGTTCGTTAAAGACTGATGTCTAGAATGGGAACGCAGGGGAGTGTGCAACTCCAATGCATATGCAATGCACCCCGGTATCACGAAgagaataaaaaatacaaatttccgcAGGTGAGGTAGGAGCTTAATTGGTATCGTCTATTCTCACACGTCAAGCAGTCATAGAGGCCGGGGTTCCCACAAAGGTTGCATTACACATCTTACGTTTGAACAGATCACTAGCGAAACTTCTACCGGCTATCGAGTGTATACGATGGCGACATTAGTTTTGCTAAATTTATTACTACTATTTATATGGATTACGGATGCTGCAGGTAAGTTCATTGAATACAATTAGATTAGTATTTGGTGTCAAAGAGTTTACTCATTCAGACGTACCATGTTCAACGCCGGATCAGCTCACCGGAAGTTGCGTTCCACTGGAAAAGTGTTCCAACCTTTACCTCACGAAGCAACTGTACAAAAAGCTATCGATCTCTGAAGAGAATTACATTCGTAATGCCACATGCCGACTTGAAGATTCGACGATGGGAATCTGCTGTGCCACTGAAAAGATCTTCGAACTACCGGACGAATGTGGCGTTGCCTCATCTAGCCGTATTGCCCACGGTAACAGGACGGAGGTGTTCGAGTTCCCATGGATGGCGTTGTTGATGTACCGCAGCCGGGACAGTGATGAGCTGCAGGGCAATTGTGGTGGGTCATTGATTAGTGAACGATACGTGGTTACGGCGGCACATTGTCTGACGAAGGCATCCAGCGATCGCAGCCGGAGTAAATTGTTTGTGGTTTCTCGAGAGAGGGTGATGATTCATCTATCATTATCAGATGTTTTTACTTTGTAGGGAGTTTGTGCGGCTTGGAGAGCACACGATCAGCACTAATCCAGATTGCAATAACTTTACGGAACTGAGTGGTAATTTCGAACAGGATTGTGCGGGGCCTGTAGAAGACGTCGGTTATGAGTCATTCTTAATTTATAAAGATTATAATGGCACTTTTGGAGGGGACGACATAGGTCTGGTTCGATTGGCAGAGCGGATCGTCTTCAAACGTAAGTGCTAGGGTAAGGTCACTTAGAATCCGGTGCGGTTGAAGCTTTTTTAGTGTTGCCAATACCTTGAGTCCATATATAGTATGATAACAGCTGACGTTCACAGTTTTGAACGGACTCCCGAATTATAAGTGGTTTAGATACATAATCTTATGTTCGTGTTAGCCACGAATGCACTCACCCATTCACCCCGTCTTCAATTGTAGCTCACATCAAGCCAATATGCCTTCCCATGAATGCGGAACTGAAGGATACTCTGCTGCCGCAATACTTCGTAGCAGGTTGGGGCTACACGGACTCTCTGGACAAATCGGATGTCCTTCAGAAAGCTTTGCTGCCTCGAGTTGACCTGGACCAGTGCCAGGCACGGTTCAAACCCTACCGCAAGAAGTACAACATCACCATCAGTGAAAAGCAAATTTGCGCCGGGGCTGTGAATCTGGTCGATGCCTGTGCCGGAGATTCCGGTGGACCGTTGATGTGGCAGACGGACTATAAGGCGGCGGGGTCACCCCGGTACGTGCTGTTCGGAGTGGTGTCCTTCGGAGTGCAAACATGTGGGACGATGGACTTTCCTGGGGTGTATATGCGCATTGGAGCATATTTAGAATGGATACTGGAGAATATGGAAGCATGATCGGAATTTGAAGCATCTATTGGTTATTGGAAAAAAGGCTATTTAATAAAGGTAAAAATATAACGAAGCTatacctcaaattttcaaaaacatatgAATAATACATTTTTAGATTTTTGCTATTCGAAATTTCGACATGTGTTGCCGTTACAAAGACGATGCCTATAATGGAACCAGTAGAGTTTTCACCAGAATGCTGCTTCTAGCTTTAAatcacctcatgtccgtccgtcaagaagctCCCATCCCGTCCTATAGAAAGATTGATGTTTCTCGCTTAATGGTTTATTGAAGAATGACTTACTGGCTAACAACTACAGCTATTTATACTGTCAAACGAGATTATTCTACTGTTACTTTGATTAGCAACTGCTACTACGATTGGCAACCTTTGTTACTTCAACACGTCCATATCTCTGAACATGAACTTTTCTTATGAGAACGGCAATCAATTCCTTTCCTTAAAATTCCAGGCGGCTTTTGTCAGCTCGAAAGCGGCGGGTCTGCTCCTTATGTTTGTATCGTTCAACGTTCTGCCagcttccatgctgcagcattatacCGATCGTGTCgcattcttctccttcaaaatcgcTCTGTGAATCATTCGTTCTGTCGTCcctgttccacgtacccgatggtgctctcgactgTGTCAATAATGGCTTCATTTTAGAAAGCAGTTACTGAGTAATGATATTACACCACATGCGTGAAACGATTTTCAAAATCCTCAATCAATATGCTGAATGAGATGTCCAGTATATTGTACTTCGGgaacagtggcgtagctaggaatttgggaaaccggtgcggaaccaaatttgtgggcccccatgaaaattacaaatGTAAATACTTTACAATGATAAGTCTATCCTGCTAACTCTCAAATGATCACGCCGtatattgtattttgtacaaaacgttgaaaaaaatctcgactttCGAACTCAACATTTGCgtgatgctggcggtggtggccaactgactgatggaaggttaaacattatttctattcttttatgaatttcttcggggatttctggaaggatccatcccggagttccatcaatgagcaTATGATTATTTTCTAAGAATAATgtcgaatttattaagaaatttcatcaagtaatccctgaggaagtccttcaaagattgctttaccgttttcttaaaaaaaaaccctttctGAATAACAatgtgtcttcaagaatcttaaaAGTGTTTAACGCAAGCGTATCATTCAGCATTTCGCTAAAcactccatcaggtattcttacagtgttgtctccgagcattttttcaaaagtactttGGAGTACTTTGAAAGATTCATGCACAGGCTTTatcaagtatttctcgaaacatttgatCAGCAattcaataatatctctgagCATTCATCTATAAGatcaaagaattcttaagaaattctagaaaaaccactacaaaagtttttcaatgatttttttggaaccagatagggtaaatgtaccaatagtggtgctattagtagctccttgtagtaaaataattgaataaagttGATagcaccacaaaataaaaagtctgaaaacgttaatcggtagtttttcatcaaaatttgctaggaaaaatgtaaaaaccattgtttctttcagtttttgctaataaatcacttgcaccaactataggtacacggttcctattatggaggtaaaatttaacattggttcctatagtggcgcatcccattgaattcttatgggacccaccactataggaacactacctccactataggtgcaaaggagcaaaaaaattaaggaaaataattgtttaaaataggtttttcggcaaatcctgaacacaaaactgaattaatgttattaatgagttatgatgcatctattaaaaatgtcatttgcaagctttttggtcgaaatagtgctaaattggctataccaccactattggtactacctccactaagggagcttttaccctatttttccaagaaattacgtcggaattccgtcagaggaagagaagtccttctagaagcattcctccatggtttctttcaggagaacCCAACCGACAACTCCGCGTTGCTAGCCTTTTGTGGATTCCCGGACATAGAACTGATTATGGACGTAATAATCCTCTGGACAAGTTTTGTGAATTATTTAATGCTGTTTATGacgaatttgattttaatgttagtagaatagagtttaaaaataggattaagtatcggtctgtgtagtttttttttttctaactaaAGACGGCAAATAAGTAAAGAGATTCTCCAAATATCCCTTCAATGATTTTTCCACGGAGGTCAAGCACTCTCCATAGAtacatccaagaatttatcttggcatttcttcaagcattcattacacatcttggcgttcctttgaagatctctttagaaattccttcaaggattcctccaataaattaCAGCAAcgctttttttttccaaaaaaaaatgcaaggagtttctctaaagttttattaagagattcatcctagatatcctccaaaaaatttccaaaaaatccattggataataattcaaaaaaaatgcttcaaggatctttacagaagttcctctaagaaaattcttagaggaactttggtagaaattccttccaaaaatccttctggatttcttccaacgaattctttaatatccatctaatctaggagttttcccaaggatttcttcaggaattttcgctagaattcctctaggagatcttctAAAAATATCTATTGCGACTTCTGATAAGTTTCcttaaaaatactttttttttggagcggacctggtgtgatggttagaacacttaactatcacgccgaggacctgggatcgaatcccactcccgacaaactcgcaaaatgtgagttcttccttcggaagggaagtaaagcgtaggtcccgagatgaactagcctagggctaaaaatctcgttaatacagataaaaaaaatacttttgcaaaaccgtttgaaaaatcattctaagtttccatcaagcatctcagtcaggagtttcttcagggtttgtgattgattcctccagaaattcctccgaaaattcgttTGAAacaatctctaaggattcctagtAGGGTCAACATGCCTTAGTAATCATACAATCCCAAATCATAATATTCGATAACAAAGCGATTACCgcaccgattgattacgtaatttttgtaatCATTCGTacctacttctaacaaaaataaaaaaaagcgcttcattcctttgttttcagcAGAATGAAAATAGTAAAGGAACAAGTACCTGATTCAATAAGATAAAatcgaataatttcttcagaagtttctccaaggattactgttttgccactttcttcaagaattctttaagaatgccaaGAAGCATCTTTCGAGTGATTAATGGAAGTTCAAGATTTCATTTAGGatttccatcgagaattcttcaggaatcgcttcaagaattcctacgggatttttccaaggatttcttaaatatttcttcaaaaacaaaCCTTTCGGAATTTCATCGAAGATATTGTTAGGAACCTCTGCGAAGATTAAaacattccttgcttaatttattcaataattgctCCAAGAGAGAGcaattctagaggattttttttaaaaggcCTTTACAAACTCTCTTTAGGAGTTTTTGCAAAGGTTTCTTTAATAGTTTATCAAATAAATTCTCTtgccatttctccaaggattcaacagattcaaattttaaaaatatgtaagaaatctttcaattcgcacagaaattccccaaagaaattctactggtatttcttcaaacatttttcttagATAATTCTTATGAGATTTTCTTCGGCTTTCGGCTCTCGATaataaaattatataaaaaaaatcttcagccgttccattgtaaattcttgttttttttttaattcgcaagagtaTATCTCATAGAACCTCAAATTTTCTGAGAATTACCGGAGACATTTTCTAAAATCGCCGCttcaatttacaaacgaattgactgaagaatttttagattacctgccgaatgaattttgaaaggaactattgaaagaattacaaaaataattgtcaggtatattagcaaagggactgccggtgaaacttccaaCGAAATTGCTGAGGGGATTCCAGCAGgggttgcctgataaatttctgaTGCTATTGCCCAAAGTATTTCGAAAAGTAATGCCGTagatattttctaaaataaaaacctacatcaatttcaaatattattgcccagaaatttccgaatgagttactgaaccaaagaaattgctgaaaaagttttcaaaaaaaatgtgcaagaaaatcccaaaaataatcttataggaatttaaaaaaaattgctcCGCCATAGGTAATATGAAAAATGTTCACGGGGTAGCTCACAGGAAATTCgccgaatgaatttcta includes:
- the LOC134292254 gene encoding serine protease 7-like gives rise to the protein MAGIFDSISVLVLLLLLRKIQAAPETQLILLPSDCGTGIVVDDDKVYTGNEAHVASYPWMAILRYYSHDPMVGGLLVGRFEDSCVGSLINSRYVLTAAQCVKYYEP
- the LOC109402921 gene encoding serine protease grass is translated as MATLVLLNLLLLFIWITDAADVPCSTPDQLTGSCVPLEKCSNLYLTKQLYKKLSISEENYIRNATCRLEDSTMGICCATEKIFELPDECGVASSSRIAHGNRTEVFEFPWMALLMYRSRDSDELQGNCGGSLISERYVVTAAHCLTKASSDRSRSKLEFVRLGEHTISTNPDCNNFTELSGNFEQDCAGPVEDVGYESFLIYKDYNGTFGGDDIGLVRLAERIVFKPHIKPICLPMNAELKDTLLPQYFVAGWGYTDSLDKSDVLQKALLPRVDLDQCQARFKPYRKKYNITISEKQICAGAVNLVDACAGDSGGPLMWQTDYKAAGSPRYVLFGVVSFGVQTCGTMDFPGVYMRIGAYLEWILENMEA